From Gemmatimonadota bacterium, one genomic window encodes:
- a CDS encoding CocE/NonD family hydrolase has translation MNNAMEILTDPDVWVPMRDGMRMAAHVFRPDAEGCFPGILLRTPYGRPKSGFERYVRAGYAVVSMDSRGRYGSEGDWVPFTEAHTGDAEDGYDSVEWLAAQPWCNGRIGTLGASYNAWMQWQLAKLRPPHLVAMCAYTIPLELTEVDWPGGFRPGRRIKWWLTSMAPDLRRRQGLPPPHTPAEALEVWNEDVESQWLDYLPWLDFPRHLPPGLAEYARDWLEHPNRRAWRFDEVHGEVAVPNLDFSGWYDHCNGSMQHLQLMQRNGRTEQSRSQTKLIAGPWNHPSLGRREVAGFDFGPQAELDLPGMIIRWFDYWLKEDDNGIDCEPAVRYFAMAGKGGYWREADTWPPPNTTSRAYLLSSDGNAGFGGSGRLSVDGGNDGVDRFDYDPHDPVPTLWTKELFTGPSDRRLLEDRDDILCYRSAPLTEAVEVAGYPEAVLFVSSSAPDTDFFARLIDEYPPTDGDQAPALEMCYGMVCARHRNGLDSEELLESGMVVELRIQLGPTACRFEPGHRIRLEITSSDFPNHDRNHNTGRNDLADTELVRATNAVHHSAAHPSRLVLPTISHPIAD, from the coding sequence ATGAATAATGCTATGGAGATTCTCACTGATCCCGACGTATGGGTGCCGATGCGCGATGGGATGCGGATGGCGGCACATGTGTTCCGTCCCGATGCGGAGGGGTGCTTCCCTGGAATTTTGCTGCGCACGCCATACGGCCGTCCGAAGTCCGGATTTGAGCGTTATGTGCGCGCCGGTTATGCCGTGGTGAGTATGGATTCACGCGGGCGCTACGGGTCTGAGGGCGATTGGGTGCCGTTTACCGAGGCGCATACGGGGGATGCCGAAGATGGTTACGACTCTGTGGAGTGGCTGGCGGCGCAGCCCTGGTGCAATGGTAGGATCGGTACTCTGGGAGCCTCTTATAATGCCTGGATGCAGTGGCAGTTGGCAAAATTGCGCCCGCCGCATCTGGTGGCGATGTGTGCGTACACCATTCCCCTGGAATTGACAGAGGTGGATTGGCCTGGCGGGTTCCGGCCGGGACGGCGCATCAAGTGGTGGCTCACTTCTATGGCTCCAGATCTTCGGCGACGCCAGGGATTGCCGCCGCCGCATACGCCAGCGGAGGCACTGGAGGTATGGAACGAGGATGTCGAGAGCCAGTGGCTTGACTACCTGCCGTGGCTCGACTTTCCGCGCCATCTGCCGCCGGGGCTGGCGGAGTACGCGAGAGACTGGCTGGAGCACCCAAACCGGCGGGCATGGCGGTTCGACGAGGTACACGGGGAAGTTGCGGTGCCAAATCTCGATTTCAGCGGCTGGTACGACCACTGCAATGGCTCGATGCAGCATCTGCAACTGATGCAGCGCAATGGTCGCACCGAGCAGTCGCGGTCGCAGACAAAGCTAATCGCGGGTCCGTGGAACCATCCGAGTCTCGGTCGCCGCGAGGTGGCGGGGTTTGACTTTGGTCCACAGGCAGAGCTTGATTTGCCGGGCATGATCATCCGCTGGTTCGACTACTGGCTCAAAGAAGACGACAATGGTATTGATTGCGAGCCAGCAGTGCGCTATTTCGCGATGGCGGGTAAGGGAGGATATTGGCGCGAGGCCGATACCTGGCCGCCGCCGAATACGACATCGCGCGCGTATTTGTTGAGCAGCGACGGAAATGCCGGATTTGGCGGCTCTGGGCGGCTGTCAGTTGACGGTGGAAATGACGGTGTTGATCGTTTTGACTACGATCCTCACGACCCGGTGCCGACCTTGTGGACGAAGGAGTTGTTTACGGGTCCGTCGGACCGGCGTCTGCTGGAAGATCGCGATGATATTCTCTGCTACCGCTCCGCGCCTCTGACTGAAGCCGTGGAGGTTGCCGGCTATCCAGAAGCTGTTCTCTTTGTCAGTTCGTCAGCGCCAGATACGGACTTTTTTGCGCGCCTAATTGACGAGTACCCGCCCACAGACGGGGACCAGGCACCCGCGCTGGAGATGTGCTATGGCATGGTGTGCGCGCGTCACCGCAACGGCCTCGATAGTGAAGAGCTGTTGGAATCGGGGATGGTGGTGGAGTTGCGCATCCAACTCGGTCCAACGGCCTGCCGTTTCGAGCCGGGCCATCGCATTCGCCTGGAGATCACATCCAGCGATTTTCCCAACCACGACCGCAATCACAATACGGGAAGGAACGATCTGGCAGATACCGAGCTTGTGAGGGCGACGAATGCCGTACATCACTCGGCAGCCCATCCTTCGCGGCTCGTGCTCCCCACTATTTCCCACCCGATTGCCGACTGA
- a CDS encoding phytanoyl-CoA dioxygenase family protein gives MMTPEQRYLFDLNGYLHLRNALSEDELNTAREAAERYVTTPEAKLPEGFGKNGKRHLHGFAFDKALERLTLHPATWPIVTELTNGRPRLTSGTLQVNIPDQNDEALRLHCARDDFGWDATRYEVRNGRIFCDNTVCFPYLTDVHSGDGGLLVVPGSHKSLFDRPRHLFQNGLIENRDHIPEGVVNITPKAGDIVVMNELVTHGALPWTPKDRMRMILVLRYHPQYAGRSELPQAIQQRLSPETLELTAHAGYQDQKEIATRNDIALTV, from the coding sequence ATGATGACCCCTGAACAACGCTACCTCTTTGACCTCAACGGGTACCTGCACCTGCGCAACGCCCTCTCTGAAGACGAACTGAACACCGCGCGAGAAGCCGCCGAACGCTACGTCACAACCCCCGAAGCAAAATTACCCGAAGGCTTTGGCAAAAACGGCAAACGCCACCTGCACGGCTTTGCATTCGACAAAGCACTCGAACGCCTCACCCTGCACCCCGCGACCTGGCCCATCGTCACAGAACTCACCAATGGCCGGCCCCGCCTCACCAGCGGCACGCTTCAGGTCAACATCCCCGACCAAAACGACGAAGCACTCCGCCTGCACTGCGCCCGCGACGATTTCGGCTGGGACGCCACCCGCTACGAAGTCCGCAACGGACGCATCTTTTGCGACAACACCGTCTGCTTCCCCTACCTCACCGACGTGCATTCGGGCGACGGAGGTCTCCTCGTCGTCCCCGGCTCGCACAAAAGCCTGTTTGATCGCCCCCGGCACCTCTTTCAAAACGGCCTGATCGAAAACCGCGACCACATCCCCGAAGGCGTGGTCAACATCACACCCAAAGCCGGCGACATCGTCGTCATGAACGAACTCGTCACCCACGGCGCCCTGCCCTGGACGCCAAAAGATCGCATGCGGATGATCCTCGTCTTGCGCTATCACCCCCAATACGCAGGAAGATCAGAACTGCCCCAGGCCATTCAACAACGCCTCTCTCCCGAAACGCTTGAACTCACAGCACACGCGGGTTATCAGGACCAAAAAGAAATCGCAACACGAAACGATATCGCGCTTACCGTATAG
- a CDS encoding dienelactone hydrolase family protein, producing MRPISFEDDLSRLIDQAQPSLLFEGATKEDFCVWQEEFRDVLTGLIGPRPERAALCLEFEEEIDCGVYVRRRISYQTEPGVFVPAYLLVPKGLTQGDKAPGLLCLHGHGHFGKDSVVGLNDTPERQAEIDKCSYDFGHGFAEQGYVVLAPDLRGFGERRPGYPGPRTDFCPRNYMCATLLGTTVVALHLCDLGAALDVLQGLDFVDGDRLGCAGLSLGGRMTMMISAFDSRIKIAVPSGCMNLYQERYQALSQCGAQLIPGLLRYGDTPEIFSLIAPRPMVIEIGTQDRLIPHDWAARGLARIRKAYRAAGAIRDLFVDRFDGGHQFNMTVAQRVLGRLRRG from the coding sequence ATGCGACCTATATCCTTTGAAGACGATCTTTCTCGTTTGATTGATCAGGCGCAGCCGTCTCTGCTATTTGAGGGTGCGACTAAGGAGGATTTTTGCGTCTGGCAGGAGGAGTTTCGAGATGTGCTGACCGGGCTGATTGGCCCGCGGCCCGAACGGGCTGCGCTTTGTCTTGAGTTTGAGGAGGAGATCGACTGTGGTGTGTACGTGCGCAGGCGGATTTCTTACCAGACGGAGCCTGGGGTTTTTGTGCCGGCTTATCTCCTGGTGCCAAAGGGTCTGACGCAGGGGGATAAAGCGCCGGGGCTTCTCTGTCTTCACGGGCACGGGCATTTTGGGAAGGATAGTGTGGTGGGGCTTAACGATACGCCCGAGCGGCAGGCTGAGATCGATAAATGTAGTTACGATTTTGGGCACGGGTTTGCAGAACAGGGTTATGTGGTTCTCGCTCCGGATCTTCGGGGGTTTGGAGAGCGCCGGCCTGGTTATCCCGGTCCCCGGACTGATTTTTGTCCCCGGAATTATATGTGTGCTACTTTGCTGGGTACTACTGTGGTGGCGCTCCATCTCTGCGATCTGGGGGCTGCCCTGGATGTTTTGCAGGGGCTCGATTTTGTCGATGGAGACCGGCTGGGGTGCGCGGGGCTGTCGCTGGGGGGGCGGATGACGATGATGATTTCGGCGTTTGATTCCCGGATTAAGATCGCGGTTCCTTCCGGGTGTATGAATTTGTACCAGGAGCGCTATCAGGCTCTGAGTCAGTGCGGCGCGCAGTTGATTCCCGGTCTGCTCCGCTATGGCGATACGCCGGAGATTTTTTCACTGATTGCGCCCCGGCCTATGGTTATTGAGATTGGGACGCAGGATCGGCTTATTCCACACGATTGGGCAGCGCGCGGTCTGGCGCGGATTCGGAAGGCGTATCGGGCTGCAGGTGCTATAAGGGATTTGTTTGTGGATCGGTTCGACGGGGGGCATCAGTTCAATATGACCGTGGCTCAGAGGGTTCTGGGAAGGTTGCGCAGAGGATGA
- a CDS encoding MATE family efflux transporter has protein sequence MPQSGSASRTPNTSIDQAPVLPQVWAIAWPVVAASMLDAMEGLIDISMVGQLGPEAISAVGLSRQILFLTMVMAMSISTGSRTLVAQFYGAERHEDLSHTAQQAILMGALLAVVMALLGGLIARPTLILLGAQPEVLGHAVPFLRIYFGGVIFMMLNYLISAIFGGAGDTRTPLKISCLIIILKLPLTYGLIFGAWGLPQMGVCGAAVGTLASRAVGCIVGFWLLTSGRSRVQMRWTWRLSFNRDIIGRMMQIGVPAGIQGFFRNGARILFYRVASWTSQPTTAVAALTIGLQMRMIGIMPALAFGVAATALVGQRLGAKQIPQAERFGSSAIRLCMVFIVVCAIVICAFAREIVDLFTDSVAVIDMGYIMLWFFTIAQVFSALSIVSAGVLAGGGETRPPLYYTILAQWVVMLPLSYVLAFLFGMDTLGIWIAWLIGGIIQGVLVWTSYLKGRWKQTVI, from the coding sequence ATGCCCCAATCCGGATCGGCTTCCCGCACTCCTAACACTTCCATAGATCAGGCGCCCGTTCTGCCCCAGGTCTGGGCTATTGCCTGGCCCGTGGTGGCTGCTTCGATGCTCGATGCTATGGAGGGCCTCATTGATATCTCCATGGTCGGGCAGCTGGGTCCGGAAGCGATTTCAGCGGTGGGGCTCAGTCGGCAAATTCTGTTTCTGACGATGGTGATGGCGATGTCGATCAGTACCGGGTCGCGTACTCTGGTCGCCCAGTTTTACGGGGCTGAACGCCACGAGGACCTCAGTCATACGGCGCAACAGGCGATTCTGATGGGGGCACTGCTGGCCGTTGTCATGGCCTTGCTCGGGGGCTTGATCGCCCGCCCTACGTTGATCTTGTTGGGAGCACAGCCCGAGGTGCTCGGCCATGCCGTGCCTTTCCTGCGCATCTACTTCGGCGGCGTCATTTTTATGATGCTCAATTATCTCATCAGTGCGATTTTTGGCGGTGCTGGCGATACCCGAACGCCGTTGAAGATTTCGTGTCTTATTATAATTTTGAAGCTTCCCCTCACCTATGGCTTGATCTTTGGTGCCTGGGGGCTGCCGCAGATGGGGGTTTGTGGGGCTGCAGTTGGTACGCTCGCGTCGCGGGCTGTCGGTTGTATTGTGGGTTTCTGGTTGCTTACTTCCGGGCGCTCGCGTGTGCAGATGCGCTGGACCTGGCGTCTGTCTTTTAACCGCGATATTATCGGGCGGATGATGCAAATTGGGGTGCCAGCGGGAATTCAGGGATTTTTCCGCAATGGCGCTCGTATCCTGTTTTATCGGGTGGCGAGTTGGACCTCGCAGCCCACTACTGCAGTTGCCGCGCTGACGATTGGGCTACAGATGCGGATGATTGGCATTATGCCGGCTCTGGCTTTTGGCGTAGCGGCAACTGCTCTGGTTGGCCAGCGATTGGGCGCAAAGCAAATACCGCAAGCGGAACGCTTTGGATCAAGTGCGATCCGGCTCTGCATGGTGTTTATCGTTGTTTGCGCCATTGTCATTTGTGCCTTCGCCCGGGAAATCGTCGATTTGTTCACCGATTCGGTGGCCGTCATTGATATGGGCTATATCATGCTCTGGTTTTTTACGATTGCGCAGGTTTTCTCCGCGTTGTCCATCGTGTCCGCAGGTGTCCTGGCAGGTGGCGGTGAGACCAGGCCCCCGCTCTATTACACGATTTTGGCACAATGGGTGGTTATGCTGCCGTTGTCCTATGTTCTGGCTTTTCTGTTTGGGATGGATACCCTCGGCATCTGGATTGCCTGGCTGATTGGCGGCATCATCCAGGGCGTTCTGGTCTGGACGTCCTATCTAAAGGGTAGATGGAAACAGACAGTGATATGA
- a CDS encoding phytanoyl-CoA dioxygenase family protein, whose product MPITDALPDMKRELKFYPAKNNAPKKLTRAQIQQFNEKGYIFPLDVFSKKEAEANRAYFDKLMDKTQAAGKNSYSINGWHRSCKGIYDLLVDNRILDYVEDLLGPNLVSRMTHYFSKMPGDGKKVAFHQDASYWPLTPSKTVTVWLAIDDVDLANAPMEVIPGSHLHGQIPFERSTPEENNVLGQSVHHAEKFGDPVPLIMKAGQISIHSDLLLHGSRPNTSQRRRCGLTLRYMPPEVRTRETDHSPAVLCRGIDPSGYWQHTPRPDGDKIPKRK is encoded by the coding sequence ATGCCCATAACCGACGCCCTGCCCGACATGAAACGGGAACTAAAATTTTATCCAGCAAAAAATAACGCGCCCAAAAAACTGACGCGCGCGCAAATCCAGCAATTCAACGAAAAGGGATACATCTTCCCCCTCGACGTCTTCAGCAAAAAAGAAGCCGAAGCCAACCGCGCGTACTTTGACAAACTCATGGACAAAACACAGGCAGCGGGCAAAAACAGCTACTCAATCAACGGATGGCACCGCAGTTGCAAAGGCATCTACGACCTGCTCGTCGATAACCGCATCCTCGACTACGTCGAAGACCTGCTCGGACCCAACCTCGTCTCGCGCATGACCCACTACTTCAGCAAAATGCCCGGAGACGGCAAAAAAGTCGCCTTTCATCAAGACGCATCCTACTGGCCCCTCACACCCTCCAAAACCGTAACCGTCTGGCTCGCCATTGACGATGTTGACCTCGCAAACGCCCCCATGGAAGTCATCCCCGGCTCGCACCTCCACGGACAAATACCCTTTGAACGCAGCACACCAGAAGAAAATAACGTCCTTGGACAATCTGTTCACCACGCCGAAAAATTTGGCGACCCCGTGCCCCTGATCATGAAAGCCGGGCAAATCTCCATCCACTCCGACCTGTTGCTACACGGCTCCAGACCCAACACCTCACAACGGCGTCGCTGCGGCCTGACCCTGCGCTACATGCCCCCCGAAGTCCGCACCCGAGAAACCGACCACTCACCCGCGGTCTTATGCCGCGGCATTGACCCTTCGGGATATTGGCAGCACACACCCCGTCCCGACGGCGATAAAATCCCAAAAAGAAAGTGA
- a CDS encoding MBL fold metallo-hydrolase: protein MTRLQLLCTGTPAPLAHRGGSSYLVQTGDETLIFDCGPASVRRMLEAGLALPSIDHLFLTHLHYDHCIDFAYLVLTRWDQSVGQIPELQVYGPAPTAHMAHRLFSADGAFGPDLAARTLHPGSHFVYEARGGTMPRKRPNPQVREVGSGDRIETDGWQVDVAEVVHVQPQLTCLAYRLTTPDGTIVFGGDTAPVDRLTDLARGADVLLHMCHFINGEVDDERLTSCCSGHLDAATTARDAGVKTLVLVHLTEQLETPGVRERVLHEVGEIFDGQVILGEDLLEVPMGTIDTEPVR, encoded by the coding sequence ATGACGCGACTTCAACTTCTCTGTACCGGCACTCCTGCCCCGCTCGCGCACCGCGGCGGCTCCAGCTATCTCGTCCAGACGGGTGACGAAACCCTGATCTTCGATTGCGGTCCGGCGTCGGTGCGGCGCATGCTCGAAGCGGGTCTCGCTCTGCCCTCGATTGACCATTTATTTCTGACCCATTTGCACTACGACCACTGCATTGATTTTGCCTATCTGGTGCTGACGCGCTGGGATCAGAGCGTCGGCCAGATACCGGAATTGCAGGTGTACGGCCCGGCGCCAACAGCGCATATGGCGCACCGGTTGTTTTCTGCCGATGGCGCCTTTGGCCCGGATCTGGCGGCCCGTACTCTGCACCCGGGTAGCCATTTTGTGTACGAGGCGCGCGGCGGCACTATGCCGCGGAAGAGGCCCAATCCACAGGTGCGCGAGGTCGGTTCCGGAGATCGGATTGAGACCGATGGCTGGCAGGTCGATGTGGCAGAGGTGGTGCATGTACAGCCCCAGCTTACCTGTCTGGCATATCGTTTGACCACACCTGATGGTACCATCGTATTTGGCGGCGACACTGCGCCGGTGGATCGGCTCACGGATCTGGCAAGAGGTGCGGATGTGCTGCTGCACATGTGCCATTTCATCAATGGCGAAGTCGATGACGAACGTCTGACGAGTTGTTGTTCTGGTCACCTCGATGCGGCGACTACGGCGCGGGATGCTGGCGTCAAGACGCTGGTTCTCGTTCATCTGACGGAGCAGTTGGAAACGCCGGGCGTTCGGGAGCGGGTGTTGCACGAGGTAGGAGAGATATTCGACGGTCAGGTGATCCTCGGAGAGGATCTGCTGGAGGTGCCGATGGGTACTATTGATACGGAGCCTGTGCGATGA
- a CDS encoding sugar phosphate isomerase/epimerase, giving the protein MILGLASPTYSGTLPEQAPLLWLLDRCAEYDLKAMEAPLPLSGTDHPKEVKEKAADLGVTWVGYWSEDFVTPDGGEIRLRERAERAFDQASIGGVKTIVIFGRGSLHNRFTRQPPLADQLRLAADHLRPVAEAASERDIQLSLLPHLDYRGHEMVSVMEKVCHPNLMMAFDTANPFPVCEEPVAAAKVVLPHAVAVAFKDVQIYPHRSNDVTIWGTPIGRGSVDFETLLPMLSEQLPNPEKTTACIKLRLPPGSAEHVDWMNQSLTYLRSHL; this is encoded by the coding sequence GTGATCCTGGGACTGGCATCGCCAACCTACAGCGGCACTCTCCCCGAGCAGGCGCCGCTATTGTGGTTGCTGGACCGCTGCGCGGAATACGACCTGAAGGCCATGGAGGCGCCGCTACCCCTGTCGGGGACAGACCATCCGAAGGAAGTCAAAGAGAAAGCGGCCGATCTGGGGGTGACATGGGTGGGCTACTGGAGCGAGGATTTCGTAACACCGGACGGGGGTGAAATCCGGTTGCGAGAGCGGGCAGAGCGGGCGTTTGACCAGGCCAGTATCGGCGGGGTGAAAACGATCGTGATCTTCGGGAGAGGGAGCCTTCACAACCGGTTTACGCGACAGCCCCCGCTGGCCGACCAGTTGCGCCTGGCGGCCGATCACCTGAGACCGGTGGCAGAAGCGGCGTCGGAAAGAGACATCCAACTCTCCTTGCTGCCCCACCTGGACTATCGGGGCCACGAAATGGTATCGGTAATGGAGAAGGTGTGCCACCCGAACCTGATGATGGCGTTCGATACCGCCAATCCTTTTCCGGTCTGCGAAGAACCAGTAGCTGCCGCAAAGGTGGTATTGCCCCACGCGGTGGCGGTGGCGTTCAAGGACGTACAGATCTATCCCCATCGCTCGAATGACGTGACAATCTGGGGAACACCGATCGGGCGAGGCTCGGTCGATTTTGAGACACTTCTGCCGATGCTATCCGAACAACTTCCCAATCCGGAAAAGACCACTGCCTGCATCAAACTGCGGCTGCCGCCCGGCAGCGCCGAACACGTCGACTGGATGAACCAGAGTCTGACCTATCTGCGGTCGCATCTCTAA
- a CDS encoding GWxTD domain-containing protein: protein MTWARICILYALLCILSPEQAAADQRDSLLTLGQKYLREGRAEAAVATFSDLTKTFPKDAHIQSRLGYAYLKNRDFEKAEAAFKTAKDLDQNLAEAYVGLGLVYAERPASGLSAYSNFRKAVGEAKRATKLDSTYGPAYRLLGELYERFQEDHQKAVDYYLKYIQVESDNPDGLYYFGLACVQADQHDQIAAHIIPYINAHDPELRLLPLAAAGYFHQKEHRLALNYYERYLQRVDKTERAYYTDISLVASEKEWHAYQSLSEEPEKQDYLQKFWRRRDSDLLTQINERIVEHYRRVWYARTFFSKKISPWDQRGEVYIRYGEPDYRSRSNQREFVTSPEVEAVRNRMAADIWGPAATYHTFTGPVFPIRSQRKPFEGNITNQSLNTGVFGTDAGEDDAVLALNPGEEAETLGFQFVIPDLVASSPFDISVAPRTEQRFLNYSPVTSDREFETVPWETWTYTQLQGGVEFTFTDEVGNGHFDFAPMPPLPQSDNRIASVARLMEYAPGVIYQQSIGAVPDYYRPSVGKDALHFFYDVADFRGPDGKTIVEVYYGVPPAEVTVGKGDRDYLIHTKATLALADASHENIYRTNEILSYQNSRKFPKTRGVFIPDVIRIEASPGEKYQLQVQLEDELSGRAGAYKQELSVSDFNSEGVKISGIQLASSITDTGTNDRLQKKDIYVSPMASRSYPLGSRVFAYFEIYNLKRDTFGQTRYKVQYRVQFNPRNTVGLAGVITSGIRALLRQQKPQVSVTYEQVGTDEEEREYVELDLKKAKPGVNVVEITVQDKVSGEKATREVVFFYGGSGSG from the coding sequence GGACTTAACCAAAACCTTCCCCAAAGACGCGCACATCCAATCTCGCCTGGGCTATGCGTACTTAAAAAACCGCGACTTTGAAAAAGCGGAAGCCGCTTTCAAGACGGCCAAAGATCTGGATCAAAATCTGGCAGAAGCGTATGTGGGTTTGGGACTCGTCTATGCCGAACGCCCGGCCTCGGGCCTATCGGCGTATAGCAACTTCCGCAAAGCCGTAGGCGAAGCCAAACGAGCGACCAAACTCGACTCGACTTATGGACCTGCGTACCGCCTACTGGGCGAATTGTACGAACGATTTCAGGAAGACCACCAGAAAGCCGTAGATTACTATCTAAAATACATCCAGGTAGAATCGGATAACCCCGACGGACTGTACTATTTTGGCCTCGCCTGCGTACAGGCCGATCAACACGACCAGATCGCGGCGCACATCATCCCCTATATCAACGCGCACGACCCCGAACTCCGCCTCTTGCCCCTCGCCGCCGCAGGCTATTTTCATCAGAAAGAACACCGCCTCGCCCTGAACTACTACGAACGCTATTTACAACGCGTTGACAAAACCGAACGCGCCTATTACACCGATATATCTCTCGTCGCCTCAGAAAAAGAATGGCACGCATATCAGAGCCTATCCGAAGAACCCGAAAAGCAGGACTATCTGCAAAAATTCTGGCGGCGGCGAGACTCGGATCTTCTGACCCAAATCAACGAACGCATCGTAGAACACTACCGGCGGGTGTGGTATGCGCGCACCTTCTTTTCCAAAAAAATCAGCCCCTGGGACCAGAGGGGCGAAGTCTATATCCGGTACGGCGAACCCGATTATCGGTCTCGCTCCAACCAGCGCGAATTTGTAACATCGCCAGAAGTAGAAGCCGTTCGCAACCGAATGGCAGCCGATATCTGGGGACCAGCCGCGACCTATCACACATTCACAGGACCGGTCTTTCCCATACGCAGCCAGCGCAAACCGTTTGAAGGCAACATCACAAACCAAAGCCTGAACACCGGCGTATTTGGCACAGATGCCGGAGAAGACGACGCCGTCCTCGCCCTGAACCCCGGAGAAGAGGCCGAAACCCTGGGATTCCAATTTGTAATACCCGACCTCGTCGCATCCAGTCCATTTGACATATCGGTCGCCCCCCGAACAGAGCAACGCTTCTTGAATTACAGTCCCGTAACATCAGACCGCGAATTCGAAACCGTACCCTGGGAAACCTGGACATATACACAACTGCAAGGCGGCGTAGAATTCACCTTTACCGATGAAGTCGGAAACGGACATTTTGACTTCGCGCCCATGCCGCCCTTACCCCAAAGCGACAACCGAATCGCCAGCGTGGCGCGGCTCATGGAATACGCGCCCGGAGTCATATATCAGCAATCTATCGGCGCTGTACCCGACTATTATCGCCCCAGCGTGGGCAAAGACGCCCTCCACTTCTTTTACGACGTCGCGGACTTCCGCGGACCAGATGGCAAAACCATCGTAGAAGTGTATTACGGAGTGCCCCCAGCAGAAGTCACCGTGGGCAAAGGCGACCGGGATTATCTCATACACACAAAAGCCACCCTCGCCCTGGCGGACGCAAGCCATGAAAATATCTACCGCACAAACGAAATACTCTCCTACCAGAACAGCCGAAAATTTCCCAAAACCCGGGGCGTATTCATCCCCGACGTCATACGCATTGAAGCATCTCCCGGAGAAAAATATCAGCTACAGGTACAATTGGAAGACGAATTATCCGGGCGCGCAGGTGCGTACAAACAAGAACTCTCGGTCTCTGATTTCAACTCCGAAGGCGTAAAAATCAGCGGCATACAACTCGCATCCTCAATCACCGACACGGGCACCAATGATCGCCTCCAAAAAAAAGACATCTACGTATCGCCAATGGCTTCCCGAAGCTACCCCCTGGGCAGCCGGGTATTCGCCTATTTTGAAATCTACAATTTGAAACGCGACACCTTCGGGCAAACCCGTTACAAAGTACAGTACCGCGTACAATTCAACCCCCGCAACACCGTAGGCCTCGCAGGCGTCATCACCTCGGGAATTCGCGCACTTCTGCGGCAGCAAAAACCCCAGGTCTCCGTAACCTATGAACAGGTAGGCACCGACGAAGAAGAACGCGAATACGTAGAACTCGATCTAAAAAAAGCCAAACCGGGGGTAAATGTGGTAGAAATCACCGTACAGGACAAAGTAAGCGGAGAAAAAGCAACGCGAGAAGTCGTATTCTTTTACGGCGGATCGGGATCAGGATGA